A window of the Aspergillus flavus chromosome 6, complete sequence genome harbors these coding sequences:
- a CDS encoding palmitoyltransferase pfa5, which translates to MARPDRRVSLAVARIIPLVLLCTVIYASYAITKPLCIDYLITPLPKYNRSSRVGAGIAIIVVYYVLLTPMVITYLRLLYNVICNPGFIPRGSSYLPDQQDAEAPNAHRRNRKRRRKSHRKPGTAEKSDTSDEVDLERGVDHHAGGKAFPLNAEGLENFYTKDVFICQPDGRPIYCSTCCQYKTDRAHHCREVDRCVRKMDHFCPWVGGVVSETSFKFFIQFVFYTFVFCTFTLIVCAIFTAELRRETGEVNPHWAVGIGLSCLFGIFTLGMTLSSVQLAMYNLTTIENLNRRSAVWTLAIRVPKHMLSKLDPESRWAPTFRTITYPLPPMPLNAEATAEHQQYPPTGEQHVFAILQTLPGENPFDLGTSFKNLQQVLGYSILDWLLPLKQSPCADHSSLESAFALGPVVQRLKAEAGLEHPVTAHGEPRDRSSKRKRRRGRAEQHS; encoded by the exons ATGGCGCGTCCAGACAGGCGCGTCAGTTTAGCGGTAGCTAGGATCATACCTCTGGTGCTACTCTGTACTGTCATTTATGCCTCCTACGCTATTACAAAACCTCTATGCA TCGACTACCTAATTACCCCTCTACCGAAGTATAATCGCAGTTCTAGAGTTGGCGCTGGAATCGCCATAATTGTTGTATATTACGTTTTACTCACACCGATGGTTATTACATATCTTCGGCTACTGTACAATGTCATTTGCAATCCCGGCTTCATACCGCGAGGCTCTTCATATCTTCCTGATCAACAGGATGCCGAAGCACCGAACGCTCATCGTCGAAACCGTAAacgaaggaggaaaagccATCGAAAGCCGGGAACAGCTGAGAAGTCAGACACATCGGATGAGGTAGACCTCGAAAGGGGCGTCGATCACCACGCTGGAGGAAAGGCGTTCCCCCTGAATGCAGAAGGGCTAGAAAATTTTTATACGAAAGACGTCTTTATCTGCCAGCCAGATGGAAGGCCCATATATTGTTCCACTTGTTGTCAGTACAAGACAGACAGAGCACACCATTGCCGGGAAGTAGACCGGTGTGTTCGTAAGATGGACCACTTCTGTCCTTG GGTAGGCGGTGTGGTCTCGGAAACCTCATTTAAATTCTTCATTCAGTTTGTGTTTTACACATTCGTCTTCTGCACATTCACTCTTATTGTTTGTGCGATCTTCACCGCGGAACTGCGACGAGAG ACGGGCGAGGTCAATCCTCATTGGGCTGTTGGTATCGGATT GAGTTGCCTTTTTGGAATATTCACACTTGGAATGACACTTAGCTCTGTACAACTTGCGATGTATAATTTGACAACGATCGAGAATTTGAATCGTCGGTCAGCAGTCTGGACATTGGCTATTCGTGTGCCCAAGCATATGCTTTCCAAGCTCGACCCCGAGTCCCGATGGGCACCGACATTTCGTACAATAACTTATCCTTTACCGCCGATGCCTCTAAATGCCGAGGCTACAGCAGAACATCAACAATACCCACCCACAGGGGAACAGCATGTGTTTGCGATTCTTCAGACACTCCCAGGCGAAAACCCTTTTGATCTGGGCACTTCTTTCAAAAACCTCCAACAAGTTTTGGGTTACTCTATACTTGACTGGTTGCTTCCCCTCAAGCAAAGCCCATGTGCGGATCATAGTAGTCTAGAAAGCGCTTTCGCGCTCGGGCCCGTGGTCCAGAGACTGAAGGCTGAGGCTGGCCTTGAACATCCCGTCACTGCACATGGCGAGCCTAGAGATAGGTCATCGAAGCGTAAACGGAGACGAGGCAGAGCTGAGCAACACAGTTGA